The following are encoded together in the Brassica napus cultivar Da-Ae chromosome A9, Da-Ae, whole genome shotgun sequence genome:
- the LOC106368412 gene encoding SKP1-like protein 13 → MEKEKKMIVLKSSDDESFEVDEAVVLQSQPLSHVVEDCNGPEHKIENVTGKILAKVIEYCENHAVVVDDGGANSSSAASGDALKKWDDEFITQMDLSTVYDLIKAANYLIIKGLFDLACQRVADEIAACKDHEEIRATLGIVSDYTAEEEAEVLKENEWAFD, encoded by the coding sequence atggagaaggagaagaagatgatcgTGTTGAAGAGCTCCGACGATGAATCCTTTGAAGTCGATGAAGCCGTCGTACTCCAATCTCAGCCCTTGTCGCATGTTGTTGAAGATTGCAACGGTCCTGAACACAAGATTGAGAACGTCACAGGCAAGATCCTCGCGAAGGTAATCGAATACTGCGAGAACCACGCCGTCGTCGTCGACGACGGTGGTGCCAATTCTTCTTCCGCCGCCTCCGGCGATGCTCTCAAGAAGTGGGACGATGAGTTCATCACGCAAATGGATCTGTCGACGGTCTACGATCTCATCAAGGCTGCGAACTACCTAATCATCAAAGGTCTTTTTGATCTCGCTTGCCAGAGAGTCGCTGACGAGATCGCGGCATGCAAAGACCACGAGGAGATTCGCGCAACGTTGGGCATCGTGAGTGACTATACAGCAGAGGAGGAAGCAGAGGTTCTCAAGGAGAACGAGTGGGCTTTTGATTGA